From the Excalfactoria chinensis isolate bCotChi1 chromosome 1, bCotChi1.hap2, whole genome shotgun sequence genome, one window contains:
- the CMSS1 gene encoding protein CMSS1 isoform X2 → MPLSMKRGSKETGLQCERTEKQSAICLQHMNIDASDDEAIKKPSDETATHQGPDSKPAVTKKRKKPTECFLSQPEETPESTLKAKKRKKKKISDVLDKSPPKPGVPEDLKNLLSQHFGTKRSVIEIEELKLPDSCFLPANDLTHSFSSYLKEICPKWAKFRKNHKEKKSVVMLVICSSALRSLELIKSMTAFKGDCRVLKLFAKHIKIKEHMNMLEKGVFHIGVGTPGRIKALVEQDGLCLNSTKYIILDWNWRDQKLRRMMDIPEIKKETVDLLEMRIIKLCREGSVKLGLF, encoded by the exons ATGCCTCTTTCTATGAAGAGAGGATCTAAAGAAACAGGGCTGCAGTGTGAGAGGACAGAAAAGCAATCAGCCATCTGCTTGCAGCACATGAATATAG atgcTTCAGATGATGAAGCAATTAAGAAACCAAGTGATGAGACAGCAACACATCAAGGTCCAGATTCCAAACCTGCCgtgacaaagaaaagaaagaag CCTACCGAGTGTTTTCTCAGTCAGCCTGAAGAAACACCGGAGAGCACTCTAAAAGCAAAGAAGCGAAAGAAG aagaaaatttcTGATGTTCTGGACAAATCTCCTCCAAAACCTGGTGTCCCTGAGGATCTAAAGAATCTGCTTAGTCAACACTTTGGTACAAAACGTTCAGTGATCGAAATAGAGGAATTAAAACTGCCAG ATTCTTGCTTTCTGCCAGCCAATGATCTCAcccacagtttttcttcatacCTGAAGGAAA TTTGTCCTAAGTGGGCAAAATTCCGTAAGAACCACAAGGAGAAGAAGTCGGTGGTGATGCTGGTTATCTGCAGTTCTGCCCTTCGTTCCTTGGAACTCATCAA gTCAATGACAGCATTCAAAGGTGACTGCAGAGTTCTGAAATTGTTTGCAAAGCACATAAAG ATAAAAGAACACATGAATATGTTGGAGAAAGGTGTGTTCCACATTGGAGTTGGAACTCCTGGGAGGATAAAAGCACTGGTGGAGCAAG ATGGCCTGTGTTTGAACTCTACGAAATACATTATTCTGGATTGGAACTGGAGAGATCAGAAACTAAGGAGAATGATGGATATCCCTGAG